GCCGACACTTCAAGAAGAATAAAAAATAAAGAAAAAGAAAAAATAAACTCTTTCTGATTATTCGATCTAACACCGCTTCCATGGATCGCCGTATCTACGGTGGCTCCGCCGTCGCTAATCTCATTCTCTTCCTCCTACTCTCCTCCTCATCTGCATTATCCAAGAACCCGAACACCTCATCCGGGTCGGGTCAGATCAACTCCAACTCTGTCCTCGTAGCTCTCCTCGACTCTCGTTACACAGAACTCTCCGAGCTCGTCGAGAAGGCTCTCCTCCTTCAGACACTCGAAGACGCCGTCGGTCGCCACAACATCACCATCTTCGCCCCTCGCAACGAAGCTCTGGAGCGTGACCTTGACCCTGAGTTCAAACGCTTCTTGCTCGAGCCGGGTAACCTCAAATCTCTCCAAACACTCCTCATGTTCCACATTATCCCCACCCGGGTCGGGTCGGACCAATGGCCATCAGAGGATTCGGGTCGGGTCAAACACGTTACGCTAGCGAACGATCATCTCCATTTGATCAAAGGAGACGGCAGAAAGATGGTGGATTCCGCCGAGATAATCCGACCCGACGACTTGACCCGACCCGACGGGTTGATCCACGGCATCGAACAGCTTCTCATCCCTCGCTCCGTTCAAGAGGATTTCAACCGCCGCCGCAGCCTCCGATCAATCTCCGCCGTCTTACCGGAAGGAGCTCCGGAGGTCGACCCGAGAACCAACCGTCTCAAGAAGAAACCCGCTCCGGCACCGGCCGGATCTCCGCCGGCTCTCCCGATCAAATCCGCAATGGCTCCCGGTCCGTCGCTAGCTCCGGCACCGGCGCCGGGACCGGGAGGCAAGCGCCACCACTTCGACGGCGAAGCTCAGGTCAAAGACTTCATCCACACGCTGCTGCATTACGGCGGCTACAACGAGATGGCGGACATTCTCGTGAACCTGACGTCGCTCGCGACGGAGATGGGTCGGTTGGTGTCGGAAGGCTATGTGCTGACGGTTCTTGCTCCCAACGACGAGGCCATGGTGAAGCTGACGACGGATCAGCTGAGCGAGCCTGGAGCTCCGGAGCAGATCGTGTATTACCATATCATCCCTGAGTACCAGACGGAGGAGAGTATGTATAACTCTGTGAGGAGGTTTGGGAAGGTGAAGTTCGATACGCTGCGTTTTCCTCATAAGGTTGTGGCTAAGGAGGCTGATGGTTCGGTTAAGTTCGGGGACGGTGAGAGGTCGGCGTATTTGTTTGATCCGGACATTTATACGGACGGTCGGATCTCGGTTCAGGGGATTGATGGTGTTTTGTTCCCTGAAGTGGAGGAGGTTGTTGAATCGGTTAAGAAACCGGTTAAGAAAGTTGTTCAACCGAGAAGAGGTACGTTTGTTTCTCTGTGGTTGCTGCATTGATTGAATCTTTGATCTAATAATCTGCCTTTAGTATTGGCAAGTTTAGATGATTAAGCACCCACAGTTTTGGTAAACTGATTTGATGTTTGGTTCATTCAACTGCGGTAGTCTATAGTTGTTTGATTGAACTTTGGTTAAATCCAATTTGGTTTAGGTGGATTACTGATAAGCAATTAGGCCTTTGAGAATGGTAGTTATGTAGTAAATGTCTTAGGCTCTTAGCAAGAAACAATATTAGAGTTAGGGAAGTGAAGATTTGAAGAATATTGGATGATACTAAACCCAAGCAAGAATCAAAGAAGGGTTAGGCTTTTTTTGTTGTTGTTGTTGTGTCATGTGTGTGTGTTTGGTCATAGCCCTTGGCTAAGCTGGATATAAGCATCTTGTCACGTTTCTTACCTTCAAGACGGTTTGTTACTTAAATTATTTGATAGCTTTTTGTGAAGTATAAAATTATTGTAATGCAAGGGGACAGTCATGGAGAGATTAGAGTGTGTGTGATCGTGATGGACTTTGACTTATTAAAGGTGTTATTGTTTTTATTGAAACAAACAGGAAATCTTTTGGAAGTAGCTTGTAGAATGCTTGGTGCTATTGGCAAGGACGCTTCTTATTTCACCAAATGCCGGTAAAGAACTTATGTACACACATTCAAAAAGGTAAGGGTTGTACAATCTTTGTTTCTTGTTCATTGATATGTTCAAGCGATTTAGCAATGGTAACATGACTTTCTCTTAATGCAGCTGATTGAAGATTTGTCATTGGGTGTATAGACAACAACGCTTCAGGAACCAACAAGCATGGTTTTTGAGTTTTTTTTTCTTAAATATATATTTTTGGGGGGTGTTTCATAATTGGTGTTGGAGTATGAATACTGTAATTAGATATATCAATCATTTCTTAATTAATTTGGTGGTGTATGAGAATGAAAGTATACAATTAATAAAAAGAGGTAACAAAAGAGAGAGAACATAAACCTTTTCTTTTATCTTAAGGATTTGTTGCTTTTTGGACTCGTTGGCTTTTACTATGAGAAAGGTATATTTGCACTTGGTAAGAGAATAATCATCATCACTATGATTGGATGTCTCTAAATTAATCACATAGGACATGGGAAATGGGTTGGCTGCATGGCTGTGTTGTTGGTTGTCTGAAAGACAAATACAAACTTTGCTGTAGTGAGAAATCTCTCGTCTTTTTCCCATGTGGTCGATGATGCTTCATGTATTGTTTT
The DNA window shown above is from Brassica oleracea var. oleracea cultivar TO1000 chromosome C3, BOL, whole genome shotgun sequence and carries:
- the LOC106335553 gene encoding fasciclin-like arabinogalactan protein 17 translates to MDRRIYGGSAVANLILFLLLSSSSALSKNPNTSSGSGQINSNSVLVALLDSRYTELSELVEKALLLQTLEDAVGRHNITIFAPRNEALERDLDPEFKRFLLEPGNLKSLQTLLMFHIIPTRVGSDQWPSEDSGRVKHVTLANDHLHLIKGDGRKMVDSAEIIRPDDLTRPDGLIHGIEQLLIPRSVQEDFNRRRSLRSISAVLPEGAPEVDPRTNRLKKKPAPAPAGSPPALPIKSAMAPGPSLAPAPAPGPGGKRHHFDGEAQVKDFIHTLLHYGGYNEMADILVNLTSLATEMGRLVSEGYVLTVLAPNDEAMVKLTTDQLSEPGAPEQIVYYHIIPEYQTEESMYNSVRRFGKVKFDTLRFPHKVVAKEADGSVKFGDGERSAYLFDPDIYTDGRISVQGIDGVLFPEVEEVVESVKKPVKKVVQPRRGNLLEVACRMLGAIGKDASYFTKCR